One segment of Clostridium botulinum DNA contains the following:
- the spoIID gene encoding stage II sporulation protein D — translation MRSNKLNKDIKLIILITSIILIILILSPIIFLKSEFNIFKPFNINNSVVKEKYKIELPKNKKVKLYRKDKNKIDEIDIEEYIIGVVASEMPANFDENALKAQAVAARTYYINKLNNPCKEASKSEGEICDTTHCQVYMDKSERMKKWSEKEGDKNWDKIKKAVKDTEGQVLVYDGKVLEYPQFFAISSGKTESAKDVFSNDIPYLKSTDSAGEEIAPKYKSSIEINLTDFIDKINKNYSNLNVSKDNIESIMNIISYTEGGAVKELKIGDQIIKGTEFRNLFNLNSTNFIWTIKNNIIKIDCTGYGHGVGMSQWGANAMAKDGKKYDEILTHYYDGIEIKNIIYK, via the coding sequence ATGAGGAGTAACAAACTTAATAAAGATATAAAGTTAATAATACTAATAACATCAATAATACTGATAATATTAATATTATCCCCAATAATTTTTTTAAAGTCTGAGTTTAATATATTTAAGCCTTTTAATATTAATAATAGTGTAGTAAAAGAAAAATATAAAATAGAGTTACCTAAAAATAAAAAGGTTAAACTATATAGGAAAGATAAAAATAAAATCGATGAAATAGATATAGAAGAATATATTATTGGAGTAGTTGCTAGTGAAATGCCAGCTAATTTTGATGAAAATGCATTGAAAGCACAAGCTGTAGCTGCAAGAACTTATTATATAAATAAACTAAATAACCCTTGTAAAGAAGCGAGCAAGAGTGAAGGAGAAATATGTGATACTACTCATTGTCAAGTATATATGGACAAGAGTGAAAGAATGAAAAAATGGAGTGAAAAAGAGGGAGATAAAAATTGGGACAAGATAAAAAAAGCAGTTAAAGATACAGAAGGACAAGTACTTGTTTATGATGGGAAAGTTTTAGAGTATCCACAATTCTTTGCAATTAGTTCAGGAAAAACAGAAAGTGCTAAAGATGTATTTTCTAATGATATACCATATTTAAAATCAACAGATAGTGCAGGAGAAGAGATTGCACCTAAATATAAAAGCAGTATAGAAATTAATTTAACTGATTTTATAGATAAAATAAATAAAAATTATTCTAATTTGAATGTATCAAAAGATAATATAGAATCTATTATGAATATAATTTCATATACAGAGGGTGGAGCCGTAAAAGAATTAAAAATAGGTGATCAAATTATAAAGGGCACTGAATTTAGAAACTTATTTAATTTAAATTCTACAAATTTTATTTGGACAATAAAAAATAATATTATAAAAATAGATTGTACTGGATATGGACATGGTGTTGGAATGAGCCAGTGGGGCGCTAATGCTATGGCTAAAGATGGAAAAAAATATGATGAAATATTAACTCACTATTATGATGGAATTGAAATAAAAAATATAATTTATAAATAA
- a CDS encoding M23 family metallopeptidase — MDKNFKEKFRHLLRKESFYIALFLCICVIAAVGTVSYKRISNQHEVAKVEQPEKELTLNINDKSVTNEIPNAERVENNAKEESKVSEKTASKENAKSVASTTVNLSNPIEGKVSRGYTYPAPVKVEDNLYRTIRGVNISSKIGTEVKAAADGVVDVVENSGVEEGTVVEIKHANGLKTRYGNLDKNVSVKVGDKVTANQVIAKVGETAKLYDKETFGEYLNLQVINPNGEQVNPEKYLKLK; from the coding sequence ATGGACAAAAATTTTAAAGAAAAATTTAGACACTTATTAAGAAAGGAGAGCTTTTATATTGCTTTATTTCTATGTATTTGCGTTATAGCTGCTGTGGGAACTGTTTCTTATAAAAGAATAAGTAACCAACATGAAGTTGCAAAGGTTGAACAACCAGAAAAAGAGCTAACTTTAAATATCAATGATAAAAGCGTTACAAATGAAATTCCAAATGCGGAGAGAGTAGAGAATAATGCAAAGGAAGAATCTAAGGTAAGTGAAAAAACTGCTTCTAAGGAAAATGCTAAAAGTGTTGCTTCAACAACAGTTAACTTATCAAATCCAATAGAAGGAAAAGTAAGTAGAGGATATACTTATCCAGCACCAGTAAAAGTAGAAGACAATTTATACAGAACAATAAGAGGCGTAAACATAAGTTCTAAAATTGGAACAGAAGTTAAGGCAGCAGCAGATGGAGTTGTTGATGTCGTAGAGAATTCAGGTGTTGAAGAAGGTACTGTAGTAGAAATTAAACATGCTAATGGATTAAAGACAAGATATGGAAATCTTGATAAAAATGTTTCTGTAAAAGTTGGAGATAAAGTTACAGCCAATCAAGTAATCGCTAAGGTTGGAGAAACAGCTAAGTTATATGACAAAGAAACATTTGGTGAATATTTAAATTTACAAGTAATTAATCCAAATGGAGAACAAGTGAATCCAGAAAAATATCTTAAACTTAAATAA
- a CDS encoding rod shape-determining protein — protein sequence MWFWRTGTDLGIDLGTATVLVYVKGKGVILKEPSVVAINKNNNKLLAVGEEARRMIGRTPGNIVAVRPLRDGVISNYDITERMLKEFIRKACGKRNITAPKVMVCVPSQATEVEKRAVIDAARNSGAKTVHLIEEPLAAAIGAGIDITKPNGNMVIDIGGGTCDIAVISLGGIVERSSIKIAGDKFTEAIIKYVRNKYKIMIGEKTAEDLKIGIGSAFKGSRSLTAKMKGRNLVTGLPDELEISTEEIREALEESVESIVDVVKTVLERTPPELAADIIEKGILMTGGGALLYGLDKLIEFRTGVEVTVAENAIECVAEGTGAVLGQLDKLDCELNSQEIVLIE from the coding sequence ATGTGGTTTTGGAGAACTGGGACAGACCTTGGAATTGATTTAGGTACAGCTACTGTGCTAGTTTATGTAAAGGGTAAAGGTGTAATATTAAAAGAACCGTCTGTAGTGGCCATAAATAAAAATAATAATAAATTATTGGCTGTGGGTGAAGAAGCAAGAAGAATGATAGGACGTACGCCTGGAAATATAGTTGCTGTTCGTCCGTTGAGAGATGGTGTTATTTCAAATTATGATATAACAGAAAGAATGTTAAAAGAATTTATAAGAAAAGCATGCGGAAAGAGAAATATTACAGCACCTAAAGTTATGGTCTGTGTACCTTCTCAAGCTACAGAAGTTGAAAAAAGAGCTGTTATTGATGCAGCTAGAAACTCTGGAGCAAAAACAGTTCATTTAATTGAAGAACCTTTAGCTGCTGCGATTGGTGCAGGGATTGATATAACAAAACCTAATGGGAATATGGTTATAGATATAGGTGGAGGAACTTGTGATATAGCTGTTATTTCATTAGGTGGAATAGTTGAAAGATCTTCAATTAAAATTGCAGGAGATAAATTTACTGAAGCAATTATAAAATACGTAAGAAATAAATATAAAATAATGATTGGGGAAAAAACTGCTGAAGATTTAAAAATAGGAATAGGTTCAGCATTTAAAGGATCTAGAAGTCTAACAGCTAAGATGAAAGGTAGAAATTTAGTAACTGGATTACCAGACGAATTAGAAATAAGTACAGAAGAAATTAGAGAAGCATTAGAAGAATCTGTTGAGTCTATAGTTGATGTGGTTAAGACCGTGTTAGAAAGGACTCCACCTGAATTAGCAGCTGATATAATAGAAAAAGGCATATTAATGACTGGTGGTGGTGCATTATTATATGGGCTTGACAAGCTTATAGAGTTTAGAACAGGAGTTGAGGTAACAGTAGCTGAAAATGCTATTGAGTGCGTTGCTGAAGGCACAGGAGCAGTTTTAGGACAATTGGATAAACTAGATTGTGAATTAAATTCTCAAGAAATAGTTCTTATTGAATAA
- the atpC gene encoding ATP synthase F1 subunit epsilon codes for MADTFLLKIVTPDKDIFNGNIKRIFLRNSVGRLEILANHANMVTSTVSSIVEFTDAEGKDRKLFVSKGIASIFNNEMTIFSESAEFSDNIDLNRAEKAKERAEKRLLEGNKYDKERAELALLRSIERINLKKMN; via the coding sequence ATGGCTGATACATTTTTATTAAAAATTGTTACCCCTGATAAGGACATATTTAATGGTAATATAAAAAGAATATTTTTAAGAAATAGTGTAGGAAGATTAGAAATATTAGCAAATCACGCTAATATGGTAACAAGTACTGTATCATCTATTGTAGAATTTACAGATGCTGAAGGAAAAGATAGAAAGTTATTTGTTTCTAAGGGAATTGCAAGTATATTCAATAATGAAATGACAATTTTCAGTGAATCGGCTGAATTTTCTGATAATATTGATTTAAATAGAGCTGAAAAAGCAAAAGAAAGAGCTGAAAAAAGATTACTTGAAGGAAATAAATACGATAAGGAAAGAGCCGAATTAGCATTGTTAAGGTCTATTGAAAGAATAAACTTAAAAAAAATGAATTAA
- the atpD gene encoding F0F1 ATP synthase subunit beta, which produces MPGKIGKVVQVIGPVVDIKFDSDSLPNLYNAISIDMGERTLIAEVEQHVGDDIVRTIAMEATEGLKRGMDAVDTEKAISVPVGDKVLGRLFNVLGKPIDNAGEVEAEEIYPIHRPAPSFKDQAVEPEMFETGIKVIDLLAPYQRGGKIGLFGGAGVGKTVLIQELINNIAKEHGGLSVFTGVGERSREGNDLYHEMRESGVIDKTALVFGQMNEPPGARMRVALTGLTMAEYFRDKGQDVLLFIDNIFRFTQAGSEVSALLGRIPSAVGYQPTLATEMGALQERITSTKNGSITSVQAVYVPADDLTDPAPATTFSHLDATTVLSRSIVELGIYPAVDPLESSSRILDPRLVGEEHYNVATKVKNILERYKELQDIIAILGVDELSDEDKAVVSRARKVQRFLSQPFTVGEQFTGMPGKYVSVKETIKGFKEILEGKYDDLPESAFLFIGSVEEAVQKAKSLA; this is translated from the coding sequence ATGCCTGGTAAGATTGGAAAAGTAGTTCAAGTAATTGGACCAGTAGTTGATATAAAGTTTGATTCAGATTCTCTTCCAAATTTATACAATGCAATCAGTATCGATATGGGAGAAAGAACTCTAATTGCTGAGGTTGAGCAACATGTCGGTGATGATATAGTAAGAACAATTGCTATGGAAGCAACTGAAGGATTAAAAAGAGGGATGGATGCAGTTGATACAGAAAAAGCTATTTCTGTACCAGTAGGAGATAAAGTATTAGGAAGACTTTTTAATGTGTTAGGAAAGCCTATAGACAATGCAGGAGAGGTAGAAGCTGAAGAAATTTATCCAATTCATAGACCAGCACCAAGTTTTAAAGATCAAGCCGTTGAACCAGAAATGTTTGAAACAGGTATCAAGGTTATAGACTTACTTGCGCCATATCAAAGAGGTGGTAAAATAGGTCTGTTTGGTGGAGCAGGAGTTGGAAAAACAGTATTAATTCAAGAATTAATAAATAACATAGCTAAAGAACATGGTGGATTATCAGTGTTTACTGGAGTTGGAGAAAGATCTAGAGAAGGTAATGATCTTTATCATGAAATGAGAGAATCAGGCGTTATAGATAAAACCGCATTAGTATTTGGTCAAATGAATGAGCCACCTGGTGCTAGAATGAGAGTTGCATTAACAGGGTTAACTATGGCTGAATATTTTAGAGATAAAGGTCAAGATGTATTACTATTTATAGATAATATATTTAGATTTACTCAAGCTGGATCAGAAGTTTCAGCATTACTTGGAAGAATACCATCAGCAGTTGGTTACCAACCAACTTTAGCAACTGAAATGGGTGCACTTCAAGAGAGAATTACATCAACTAAGAATGGTTCTATAACATCTGTTCAAGCAGTTTATGTTCCTGCTGATGACTTAACAGATCCAGCACCAGCAACAACATTCTCACATCTAGATGCAACAACTGTTTTATCAAGAAGTATAGTTGAATTAGGAATATATCCAGCTGTAGATCCATTAGAATCTTCATCAAGAATACTAGACCCTAGACTTGTTGGTGAGGAACATTATAATGTAGCTACAAAGGTTAAAAATATACTTGAAAGATACAAAGAATTGCAAGATATTATAGCAATATTAGGTGTTGATGAATTATCTGATGAAGATAAAGCTGTAGTTTCTAGAGCAAGAAAAGTACAAAGATTTTTATCACAACCATTTACAGTAGGTGAACAATTTACAGGAATGCCTGGAAAATATGTTTCTGTAAAAGAGACAATAAAAGGATTCAAAGAAATTTTAGAAGGTAAATATGATGATTTACCAGAATCAGCATTCTTATTCATTGGTTCAGTTGAAGAAGCTGTACAAAAAGCTAAAAGTTTAGCATAG
- the recD2 gene encoding SF1B family DNA helicase RecD2, producing MEVIDGFVENIVFKSEETGYVVCKIRTAKNLISAVGTIPFIKEGQNVRIKGHWTMHKQFGQQFEIAEFEEILPDSLDGIEKYLSAGIIHGIGPVTAKKIIDKFGEKTLDILENHIEELMEIEGIGKKKFMIIYESYMEQNGLKEVILHFHKYGLSNNQCMKIYKKFGPSSNQVVSENPYILSEEIVGIGFKTADRIAMNLGISDNSEFRIKSGIKHALNQFCLLGNTYMPKEKLIEDCEKLLSIERILIEESIYSIAASKNIILEKLGEEEAVYLLPYYYCELGVTNKIITLGMQTIQTINSDLDFEINVLEKEYNIKFAESQREAILGSFNNGIEIITGGPGTGKTTIIKCIIDIYEKNGMDVILGAPTGRAAKRMTESTGREAKTIHRLLEIGVAEDDSVFGKSESSPLDTDVIIIDEASMIDIMLMHNLLKAVNLGTRLIIVGDVDQLPSVGAGNVLKDLIESEYIKVVRLNEIFRQGNESLITTNAHRINQGEAPILNQKDKDFFFIGEENLNKTVSVIIDLINRRLPSFNKQWNRFRDMQVLSPMKKGVLGVNNLNVNLQKVFNPSSKEKKEKKIKEIIFREGDKVMQTKNNYSLKWTRIKGEGEYEGVGVFNGDLGFIQSIDEENKSFTITFDDERKVIYDFMYLDELDLAYATTIHKSQGSEFKVVIIPVFMGSPFLMNRNLLYTGITRAKELVVVVGVKRALIYMVGNTNIMERYSGLKYRIKDILTNAIE from the coding sequence ATGGAAGTCATAGATGGCTTTGTTGAAAACATTGTATTTAAAAGTGAGGAAACTGGCTATGTAGTTTGTAAAATAAGAACTGCTAAAAACTTAATAAGTGCAGTGGGTACTATTCCATTTATAAAAGAGGGGCAGAATGTAAGGATAAAAGGACATTGGACTATGCATAAACAATTTGGACAGCAGTTTGAAATAGCTGAATTTGAAGAGATATTACCGGACTCATTAGATGGAATAGAGAAATATTTGAGTGCAGGAATAATACATGGAATAGGTCCAGTTACTGCTAAAAAGATAATTGATAAGTTTGGTGAAAAAACTTTAGATATATTAGAAAATCACATAGAAGAATTAATGGAAATAGAAGGCATAGGAAAAAAGAAATTCATGATAATATATGAATCTTATATGGAACAGAATGGATTAAAAGAAGTTATACTACATTTTCATAAGTATGGATTAAGCAACAATCAATGTATGAAAATATATAAAAAATTTGGACCATCATCTAACCAAGTAGTTTCAGAAAATCCTTATATATTATCTGAAGAGATAGTTGGAATTGGATTTAAAACAGCAGATAGAATTGCTATGAATCTTGGTATAAGTGATAATTCGGAGTTTAGAATTAAAAGTGGTATAAAGCATGCTTTAAATCAGTTTTGCTTATTGGGCAATACATATATGCCAAAAGAAAAATTAATAGAAGATTGTGAAAAGCTTTTATCTATTGAAAGAATATTAATAGAGGAAAGTATATACTCAATAGCTGCTTCAAAAAATATAATATTAGAAAAATTAGGAGAAGAAGAAGCTGTATATTTACTTCCTTATTATTATTGTGAGCTAGGAGTTACAAATAAAATAATTACTTTGGGTATGCAAACAATACAAACTATTAATTCTGACTTGGATTTTGAAATAAATGTATTAGAGAAGGAATATAATATAAAGTTTGCTGAATCCCAAAGGGAAGCTATACTTGGATCTTTCAATAATGGAATTGAAATAATAACAGGTGGTCCTGGTACAGGAAAGACTACTATAATAAAATGTATAATTGATATATATGAAAAGAATGGGATGGATGTAATATTAGGTGCACCAACTGGAAGAGCTGCAAAAAGAATGACAGAATCAACTGGTCGTGAAGCTAAGACTATACACAGATTATTAGAAATAGGTGTAGCTGAAGATGATTCTGTTTTTGGAAAGAGTGAATCATCTCCGTTAGATACTGATGTCATAATTATAGATGAAGCTTCTATGATAGATATAATGCTTATGCATAATTTGCTAAAAGCCGTTAATTTAGGCACTAGATTGATAATTGTTGGTGATGTTGATCAATTGCCATCAGTAGGAGCTGGAAATGTATTAAAAGATTTAATCGAGAGTGAATATATTAAAGTTGTAAGACTTAATGAAATATTTAGACAAGGAAATGAAAGTTTAATAACAACTAATGCTCATAGAATAAATCAAGGTGAGGCACCAATATTAAATCAAAAAGATAAGGATTTTTTCTTTATTGGTGAAGAAAATTTAAACAAAACAGTTAGTGTTATCATAGATTTAATAAATAGGAGACTTCCAAGTTTTAATAAACAATGGAATAGATTTAGAGATATGCAAGTATTAAGCCCTATGAAAAAAGGTGTACTTGGAGTGAATAATTTAAATGTAAATCTTCAAAAAGTCTTTAATCCATCATCAAAAGAAAAGAAAGAGAAAAAGATAAAAGAAATTATTTTTAGAGAAGGTGACAAAGTAATGCAAACTAAAAATAATTATTCTTTAAAATGGACTAGAATTAAGGGTGAGGGAGAATATGAAGGCGTTGGAGTATTTAATGGTGATTTAGGTTTTATACAAAGCATAGATGAAGAAAATAAGAGTTTTACTATAACATTTGATGATGAGAGAAAAGTTATATATGATTTTATGTATTTAGATGAATTAGATCTAGCATATGCTACTACAATACATAAAAGTCAAGGTAGTGAATTCAAAGTAGTAATAATTCCGGTATTTATGGGAAGTCCTTTTTTAATGAATAGGAATCTTTTGTATACAGGTATAACTAGAGCAAAAGAACTTGTGGTTGTTGTTGGAGTGAAAAGAGCTTTAATTTATATGGTTGGAAATACAAATATCATGGAGAGGTATTCAGGATTGAAATATAGAATTAAAGACATACTGACTAATGCAATAGAATAG
- the murA gene encoding UDP-N-acetylglucosamine 1-carboxyvinyltransferase, whose amino-acid sequence MEKIIVKGVKKLEGEVDISCAKNSVLPIIAATILCPEDITINNTPMLEDVEVICQLLSQLNCDISFSKINDKLKINTKNLNPVDADTDLIRKMRASFLIMGPMLSRFGYCKLSLPGGCNIGSRPIDLHLKGFKALGADINIGHGFVEVKAKNLVGNRIYLDFPSVGATENILTASILATGTTIIENAAEEPEIEDLARFLNDMGANIEGAGQGKITIHGVKKLKGVNYTPIYDRIEAGTFMIAAGITNSIITINGVNEDHLRPVIEKLKECGIKFNKLNNSSIIVDGTGKKKPVDIKTLPYPGFPTDMQAQMMSLLCLTKGTSIITETIFENRFMHVTELLRMGANIKIDGRTAIIDGVPKLTGAKVKSTDLRAGAAMILAGLAAEGETEIGDIYHIDRGYVNVEEKFRKLGAEIYRIDV is encoded by the coding sequence ATGGAAAAAATAATAGTTAAAGGTGTAAAGAAACTAGAGGGTGAAGTTGATATAAGCTGTGCTAAAAATTCGGTTTTACCAATAATTGCAGCCACTATATTATGTCCAGAAGATATTACTATAAACAATACACCCATGTTGGAAGATGTAGAAGTTATTTGTCAATTATTATCTCAATTAAACTGTGATATTAGTTTTTCAAAAATAAATGATAAATTAAAAATTAATACTAAAAACTTAAATCCTGTTGATGCTGATACTGATCTTATTAGAAAAATGAGAGCATCATTTTTGATAATGGGTCCGATGCTATCAAGATTTGGATATTGCAAATTATCGTTGCCTGGTGGATGCAATATCGGAAGCAGGCCTATAGATTTACATTTAAAGGGATTCAAAGCTTTAGGTGCTGATATTAATATTGGTCATGGTTTTGTAGAAGTAAAAGCTAAAAATTTAGTAGGAAATAGAATATATTTAGATTTTCCATCAGTAGGCGCAACTGAAAATATTTTAACAGCATCAATATTAGCAACTGGAACAACTATAATAGAAAATGCAGCAGAAGAACCAGAAATAGAAGATTTAGCAAGATTTTTAAATGATATGGGGGCTAATATTGAAGGTGCAGGACAAGGAAAAATAACTATACATGGAGTGAAAAAATTAAAGGGAGTAAATTATACTCCAATATACGATAGAATTGAAGCTGGAACATTTATGATAGCAGCAGGAATAACAAATAGTATTATAACAATTAATGGCGTAAATGAAGATCATTTAAGACCTGTTATAGAGAAATTAAAAGAATGTGGAATTAAATTTAATAAGTTAAATAATAGTTCAATTATAGTAGATGGTACAGGAAAGAAAAAACCAGTTGATATAAAAACATTACCATACCCAGGCTTTCCAACTGATATGCAGGCTCAAATGATGAGCTTGTTATGTTTGACTAAAGGAACAAGTATCATAACTGAAACTATATTTGAAAATAGATTTATGCATGTTACTGAATTATTAAGAATGGGAGCAAATATAAAAATTGATGGTAGAACTGCCATAATTGATGGTGTTCCTAAGTTAACTGGAGCTAAAGTAAAGTCAACAGATTTAAGAGCAGGAGCTGCTATGATTTTAGCTGGATTAGCTGCAGAAGGAGAAACAGAAATTGGAGATATATATCATATAGATAGAGGATATGTTAATGTAGAAGAAAAATTTAGGAAGCTTGGTGCTGAAATCTATAGAATAGATGTATAA
- the yyaC gene encoding spore protease YyaC, whose translation MTKHKVNYKSSDACFEISEAIKDYLNNETIIVCIGTDKCIGDCLGPLVGSILKDSSFGLPVYGTLSSPIHALNIDDRLEEIYEKHPNSTIIGVDACLGNKDAIGEIHTRDYAIHPGKGVGKELPEVGIASIIGIVDTVNNSEVFSSYSIRLSLVMDMAKLISKALIDAYNQKK comes from the coding sequence TTGACTAAACACAAGGTAAATTACAAATCATCAGACGCTTGTTTTGAGATATCTGAAGCAATTAAAGATTATCTTAATAATGAAACAATAATAGTCTGTATCGGTACTGATAAATGTATTGGTGACTGTTTAGGTCCTTTAGTAGGCTCAATTTTAAAAGATAGCTCATTTGGATTACCTGTATATGGTACACTTTCAAGTCCTATACACGCTTTAAATATAGATGATCGATTAGAAGAAATATACGAAAAGCATCCTAATTCTACAATAATAGGAGTAGATGCATGCCTCGGTAATAAAGATGCTATTGGAGAAATTCATACTAGAGATTATGCTATACATCCTGGAAAAGGTGTAGGTAAAGAATTACCTGAAGTTGGAATAGCTTCAATAATCGGTATTGTTGATACAGTTAACAATTCTGAAGTATTTTCTTCTTATAGCATTAGACTTTCTTTAGTTATGGATATGGCTAAATTAATATCAAAAGCTTTAATTGACGCATATAATCAAAAAAAATAA
- the spoIIID gene encoding sporulation transcriptional regulator SpoIIID, whose protein sequence is MKDYIEERVLEVAKYIIDSKATIRKTAKVFGVSKSTIHKDMTERLPKINPVIAEETHTILELNKAERHIRGGKATKMKYKAIER, encoded by the coding sequence TTGAAAGATTATATAGAAGAAAGAGTGTTAGAAGTTGCTAAGTACATTATAGATTCAAAAGCCACAATAAGAAAAACTGCAAAAGTTTTTGGGGTTAGTAAAAGTACTATTCATAAGGACATGACAGAAAGATTACCTAAAATAAACCCTGTAATAGCAGAAGAAACTCACACAATATTAGAATTAAATAAAGCTGAACGTCATATTAGAGGTGGAAAAGCTACTAAAATGAAATATAAAGCTATTGAACGATAA
- the metK gene encoding methionine adenosyltransferase — protein sequence MKRLFTSESVTEGHPDKMCDQISDAILDAILAKDSNARVACETCTTTGLVMVMGEISTNCYVDIPKVVRETVREIGYDRAKYGFDCDTCSVMTTIDEQSADIAMGVDEALESKKGQKDEVEAVGAGDQGMMFGFATNETDAYMPLPIYMAHKLSRRLTEVRKDGTLDYLRPDGKTQVTVEYENNKPKRIDTIVISTQHGEEVSLETIEKDIKEHVINAVVPAELLDAETRYFINPTGRFVVGGPQGDSGLTGRKIIVDTYGGYGRHGGGAFSGKDSTKVDRSAAYAARWVAKNLVAAGIADKLEIQLAYAIGVAKPVSIEIETFGTGKMPEDKIVEIVEKVFDLRPGAIIRDLDLRKPIFKQTAAYGHFGRTDLDLPWERLNKIEEIKKYI from the coding sequence ATGAAAAGATTATTTACATCAGAATCAGTTACAGAAGGGCATCCAGATAAAATGTGCGATCAAATTTCAGATGCTATTTTAGATGCTATTTTAGCTAAAGATTCAAATGCAAGAGTTGCATGCGAAACATGTACCACTACTGGATTAGTTATGGTAATGGGAGAAATATCAACTAATTGTTATGTTGATATTCCTAAAGTTGTTAGAGAAACAGTTAGAGAAATTGGATATGATAGAGCTAAATATGGATTCGATTGTGATACTTGTTCAGTTATGACTACTATAGATGAACAATCAGCAGATATCGCAATGGGAGTTGATGAAGCTCTTGAATCTAAAAAAGGTCAAAAAGATGAGGTAGAAGCAGTAGGTGCTGGAGATCAAGGTATGATGTTTGGTTTCGCTACTAATGAAACAGATGCATATATGCCACTACCAATTTATATGGCTCATAAATTATCTAGAAGACTTACAGAAGTAAGAAAAGATGGAACTTTAGATTATTTAAGACCAGATGGAAAAACACAAGTTACTGTTGAATATGAAAACAATAAGCCTAAGAGAATAGATACAATAGTTATATCTACTCAACATGGTGAAGAAGTATCATTAGAAACAATAGAAAAAGATATAAAAGAACATGTAATAAACGCAGTAGTTCCAGCTGAATTATTAGATGCAGAAACTAGATACTTTATAAATCCAACTGGAAGATTTGTTGTGGGAGGTCCTCAAGGGGATTCAGGATTAACAGGAAGAAAAATAATAGTTGATACATACGGTGGATATGGAAGACACGGTGGTGGAGCATTTTCAGGAAAAGATTCAACTAAAGTTGATAGATCAGCAGCATATGCTGCAAGATGGGTAGCTAAAAACTTAGTTGCAGCAGGAATTGCAGATAAATTAGAAATACAATTAGCTTATGCTATTGGAGTTGCAAAACCAGTTTCTATTGAAATTGAAACTTTTGGAACAGGTAAAATGCCAGAAGATAAGATTGTTGAAATAGTAGAAAAAGTATTTGATTTAAGACCAGGTGCTATAATAAGAGATTTAGATTTAAGAAAACCTATCTTTAAGCAAACTGCTGCTTATGGACATTTTGGAAGAACTGATCTTGATTTACCATGGGAAAGATTAAATAAGATTGAAGAAATAAAAAAATATATATAG